The nucleotide sequence agcaggcgtCGAGTTTCCCGAACTTTGCTCTCATCCCGCCCTTTGCGATGGAGGGGGTCGAGACGCCAGTGGTGAAGCTGCGTGAGCGGCTGAAAgcagagccgctgccgacTGTCACGCATCTCGCCGTCTTTGATCAGCACGAGGACCCCGCcgcgtcagctgcgccgaCGGAGGCGACTCTCGTGATGATTCTGTCATCCGGGGAGCTAGTGACGTACCGGGTTGTCCCTGCTGATGCCAACGGTCCACGGAGGTGCGTGAAGGTGATTTACCACATCCTTGACGTCGCGCCGGAGGTGGATGTGGTGGAGTCGATCGAGGCTCGCAAGAAGCGTCTGCAGGAAGAGCGGGCGCACCTGGCGAGTGTCACGCAGCAGatgcgccactgcagcgagCGGCTGGTGCCATTCCGTGGCCTCCAGGACCGGCACAAAGGCATCTACGTCTGCGGCCAGACGCCGGTGTTCCTCGTGTACCATGCTGCCACGAATCAGCTTGTCTGCACCCGGCATCACGCCACGAACGCGGTGCGCGGCTTCGCGCCGTTCCACTCGCGGCATGTGCATGGCGGTTTCGTCTACTGCGGCGAGGGCTTCGTGCACTTTGCGACGATGCAGCCCTTCGGCGAGCTGcttggcagcagcgggtgGTGGCTTGAGCGGGTGCGGCTTGGGTGCACGCCCCACCAGGTCATTTACTCCCCCGCGGCGCACGGGTGCTTTGTCGTGGCGTCGCGGCCGCAGCCGTTTTCCCCGAAGAGGGCGCCCTTCgacgtgcagctgcgcatggtcgaggacgaggagggcaaTCGCGTGCCGCACGTCATAGAGCCcgtctcgctgccgcccctgTCCGCCACTTCCGGCTCACCCGTGCCAACGAATGAGCGCTATGAGGTGCAGTTCTTCTCGACGCTGGATTGGCAGTGCATGGGTCGCCTTGTGCTGGACGTAAATGAGAAGGTGCTCTCCGCGACGCTGATGCAGGTGACCCGTGACACAACTATGGACGCGGCGAACCGGTCtacgacggcgccggtgtgcgCACTGGCAACGGCGTACCCGCTGGGCGAGGATGTCACGACCCGCGGACGCATCTTGCTGCTGACAACGTCGCAGCAGGGTGGCCAAgggatgcagcagctgcgcaccttACACGAGGAGCCAATGAAGGGCCCCGTCACCGCCATCACGAGGGTCGGCGAAGATTGCGTCGCGGTTGCCGTGGGCGGCACCGTACGTGTGTATCGCTACGACACGAACAAGAGCACCATGGAGACCATGGCAATCTTGTACGCCGGGGCCTACGTAACGTGCTTGCAAGCATTTCGCAACTACCTCGTCATCGGGGACTTGTTCAACTCCGTCCTCTTCGCCCGCTACAGCGAAGAAATCCACACCATCACGATTCTTGGGCGGGACACAAATGCCATCTCGGTCGTTTCGAATGACATGCTGTACCACGACACTCGCTTCGGCCTCCTCGTCACGGACGACGCGCGCAATCTCGTGTGCATGAGCTACAAGCCGCGCGTACTGGAGGAGCCCGGCAAGCCGCCGAAGATACTGGAGTCGCTTCTGACCGTCACTGGCGAGTACCGACTGGCGGGCGGCGTGCTACTCAAGAtgatgcggctgcgtgccgcctcgacgcgcaacagcagcgtcgcTATCTACGTCACTAACATGGGTGAGATCGGCTACCTGGTACCGCTCGGCGATCAGACGAGTCGAACTGGGCAATGGGTAGGGCGCCGCTTGCAGAGCGAGGTGGCCCACGCTGGcggcctgccgccgcgcatgtTCCTTGGCTTTCCACAGGACGATCCGCTGCGCTCCCTCAAAGGTGAAGAGTGGATGCTGCATGTCCCCCTGTTGGAGCAGTTGTACCGCCAAgacctgcgcacgcgcaagcTGGTTGCTTCAGCGGCCCAAACGCAGCTAGAGCGCGTCATGaacgtcggcgccaccgtctcgGCGGAGCTCGGGCACATTTGAGGAAACGAACGCACAAGAAgggcgctgcgtgcgtggcgctaGCGCAGAGGgttgtgtgtctgcgtgtgtgtaatgggccgttttttttttatgttcTTGTTAACTGTCACCACAAATCGGTGTTAGGGAGGTGCGCGGTGGTGTTGGTCCCCGAGCGTGAATGGCAAAGGAGAAGCCCATCTGGCAAGAGGACCAATCCATGCCAACTCAGAAGAAAGCGAAcggcacacgtgtgcgcggtggcgctcgcgCATCGTCGGGGATGATACTCAAAAAGAGGCGTTGTCGTGTTCTCTCGACAAAGGGCGCAGTGCCTGGAGAACGTGGCATATCCGAGGGTGGGTGTTCATCCGAAGCACGACAAAGGACTGCAGTCGTCTTCTGCAATCACCTTCTCCCGCCGTGCACTCCACTCGCCACGAAGGAAGGAAGCCTTCTTGTATTTTGGTGCATCGCTCGCctgctctgtgtgtgcgcgcgcgcgcgtgtgtgtgtgtgtgtgtctgtcggtGTGCTtctgtctctttctcttacCTTCACCTTCTCCCTCGTCTCGCCGTCCGTTTGCCCTTACACCTTGATGAAGGCGCCTCGACGCACCTTCGAACGAAaagcaccccctcctcctccacctccctctcccgtccccctctcttctctccacaTCACTGAGGACACGTGAATGGCAGGGCGTTCGGGCTGGTGCGAGAGTTCTATGCGGCGCTTAAGCGCATTCGGCGGCCTTACTACCATACCGGCACGATCCTTCCTGGGCAGTCGATGCAGCGCTGTAGTCGCGCGTGGAAAAAGGCCGCTGAAGCTGCCTTCCGGCCACACTTACACCGGGAAGATTGCCGCATatgcagcgctgcaacgTCGGCGCTAAAGGACGCGACGTATGTTGGCTCGGTGACCTCAAGTTGCACCATTATCCCGGGCCACAAAGTTGGGTCGTCGGCTTCAGGCTCCCAAAGGCCGCAGACCCCGACCCGCCAAGACGCCTCCTGGCTTGCTGGCAACGCGCCTTCCTCAGTGTTTGAAGtacggcgtgctgcgctgctaGAATGGTTGCACCGATTCTCGGAGCGAGAGCAAAAAGGGGGTGTGCCTGGCGTGGAGGTCCCTCTTTCGGAGGAAAAGCCAGAAGAGCTcgacagcagcgtcgaccTCGACACTGCATACACGGCGTACTTGCGATGCGAAGATGCCACTGCACAAGAAGCCCTCTTCGCCCGTTTGGTGGATTGGGTGGACGCTCAATGCGCCCAGCCTGTCGTACCATCTGGTGCGTCGCCGACGTCGActtccgctgcgccggctaactctgcggcggcggcagcggaagaCAGGCAGTGGGGTGGTGTTCGCATCCCACAGTGCTTGGCGGTTCCTCGTGTGGCGGCAGCTATGACGTCGAAGGAGCGGAAAGCGACTGCGACGCTCATGGGCGAGAAGACCGACGGCGTCCGCGCTGCGAACGACTTCGAGACgtacgtgcggcggcgcttcccCGACAATGCTGCCTTTATCACTAAGCAACTGGCCTTTCAAAAAGCGCTGCTAGCGGCGCAGGAGGTTCTGACTGCGCAAAAGATTCGGTTCTTCCTCGCCTGTGGCACGGCCCTGGGTGCGCGGCGTGACGGCTGCTTTATCCCGTATGATGAGGACATTGACCTTGGCATCCTCTACGCCGATATCGCGGTGCCTGTAACGGAGGGCGATGATCGGCCAGTGCCCAatctctcttttccctctgcCGCCCCAGCCGGCTTGAGCTATGCGCAGATGCGTGTGTATCGACTCCTTCACGCGCTGGCATCAACGCGCGCGTTCGTGGTTTTTGACATTTGCGGCGCCGTTGAGAAAGGATtggagctgcgcgtgctgcacctgGCCACCAGCGCTCGTATCGACATCAATCTCTACTACCCACCTCTGTGCACCACCGACTGCGGCGGAGACGgtgacgccggcgacgatgcgCTAGTGCGCGAGAAGGGCCCTTTTGTGTGGGCCGCCTCTTTTTACGAGGCAGCCGGTGCGCGCAAGCACCGCATGTATCGCTATCGGCACAAGCCCTTCGCCGCAGAGCTCGAGGAACTTCCGTTTTGTGCTAAGACGGCGTCTGTATGCAGGGGTTTTTTGGTGCCCCCAGAGCGCTATCTCGTCGAGAACTACGGAGAGGACTGGCGGACACCGAAACAGTACTCGTACACAGAGGGCCTTGCGGGGGAGTTCAAGAACATCGTGAAGGAGTAGCGTCGCCCGCCACGCGGGGTGGCATGGTACACTTTGTGTGCTTGCTTCTTTCGACTAAGCGTGACTCTTGTGTCGGGTACGTGCGTATGTGCCTATTGGAGAGTTCGTTGGCGCCGGTGGTTTTCCGTGGTTTGCGCCATGCGATGCTTTTTCTCGCAACACGTGTACCTATCTCAGACTTGCGTCCTCCTTGTCGCTCACAGCCTCCTGCCTCGTCGCATCTATGGTGCCAAGGTGCGGAGAGGCAACCCCGCAACTTGAGCAacaacgccggcgcgcatACGCACAGTGAAAGAAACGTGTGCATAGATCTGCTCTTCAGCTCTCGTACAGAGCTgtcgcacccgcacccgcttcCTGCTCTACCGGTTAGGTCTGGACCTTCTCCCGCTGCAGTTTTTTTGTTCTCACAtgcgcccccgcccccagCGCACTCAtttctcttcttcgctcCATTTCGCTTGCTTGGGAGCGCTGCTACGCCTCTTCCTGCTCCAACACATGaatgcatatacatatatcCATATGCATGTATACGACACACCTTCGCGTTCTCCCCACAAcgctgccacacacacacacacacaaatacacaAAACACGGGCTCTACCGTGATGAGCCTGCTTACCGATGCCTTGCCGCGTGTTTCTCGTGGTACTACCACAGCGGCGTACTGCCCTCAATATCTtattgttgttgttttgttggtttctctctccgtggGTGCATCTTGGTCACAGATCGTTGTGAGAGTGCGTCCGAGTGCCCGTGTAATCTTCGCGAGCGCACGTAAGTTGgctctctctcaccctccttttttttttcgactGGTGCTCATTGCTGTTCTCTGTACGTCGCATACAGCACAGAACACGCTGTGCGGAGGTGGTACAAGGTAGTGAGAACAAGCGCGCATCCACGTGcgtgttcgtgtgtgcgaAGGTGGCGCGTTTGCTCACCATCGACACCGAAGCGGAGGACGCCATCTGCGAatgagagaaagggagaagggcagaTAAGGTTGAACATAAACAGATAGACATACACTTTTTTGTTTCAAAAGGAGCCCTCGCTGCTCTGTGgtagcggaggaggcgagccaCGTTGCTCCAAACGCGCACGGACACACGCTTCGGGAGATATTTCCACAGACAACACACCGACCAAAGAAGCAAGAAGGGTACGACGCGGCATACGCTTCTGCGTACGTGGCTGGCACAGCGATCTGCACAGCCTCGCCTCTCATCGGCGTTCTCTTTTCTTGCtgttttttcttctcttgtTTTCATTCGTCACGTGCCCGTCTtcttttcatttttttttcctgtgtgtgtgtgtgtgtgtctttaTTATCCGTTGCTGTTACCACAAACTGAAGCACGAAGAAGCACtggtgcgccggcgcgctcATTGTTCTACTGTTGTTTATCTTCCTACCTCTGACGCTACCCCTCACTCCCGCCTCTCGCCTGCGTGCCTACGATCCTCTGCCGCGTCTACGCCTAACGCGCTGCTTGGGTGCTAACCCTGTCACACTTGAGGCGTCGGTCTCTCAGTCGCCTCTCGCTGCCGTTTGTTGTTGTGACCGTCGAAAAAGAGTGGGTTTGTCGGCTAGCGTCTGTTACTGGAACTCTCCATTTGTGCATGCACGTCGGACATACACGCCAGACTTGCAGAATTGTTGTGGGTGGGGCACTGTCGGTGTGAGAAAAGAAGTGTGTCTTTCGCGGTATCGACCTCGTCCGTGTGTGACACAGATTCGGAACAGTGCGTTGAATAGAAGTGCCGTCAGGAGCTCATCGAGGGAGCTCTCGCCGTTGTCAGACTTCGTCGTActgcgcgcacacgaaaCCCGCCAAGCGTGGAACACGAGTGGAAACGCTGGGGCAAGCCGACTCACACTACCGCAGctgcctcccctctcccttcttctcGGGTCCTGGTGTTTTTTGCTGGGCGTCGTCTTctccccctgccccctcctctcctccactcATTGTACAGCGGCTTCtcctgctcttctttttttcgcgtcCAAAGGCTGCCCATCAAGGTCTTCTCGTACCGTCTCGCcacaccgcagcgcctcctcgctcccAGCTCGTCAGGAGGAGCCGGAAAGAGAATTCATCTTACTCTTTTCCCTCGTCTTTTTGTGTGCGCTACTTTTCTTTTGCGGCGCTGGTGACTgtgcccgtgtgcgtgcgtgtgtgtgtgtgtgtgcgtgtgtgtgcttgatCGCTGGGCGGGAACATAACCTGTTCATTTGAGCTCAccgcgcacacccacaccaaCACTCGCCCACCGGctcagcaccagcacccgcacacgcgctctcTGTCCATCATAGCCTGCACACAAACGCCGTGTGGCGTCCCTGGTTGCTCGACGAACGTCGCAAGTGTACCTAAGTGAATCCAGACGCACAGACAGAAGACGGACGCTGCCTTTACCGTTTCGGACTCTCCCCTACTTCGGCGACTAAAGCGTTCTCGTGAGCCCTCCTTCGTTGTCTCTCTGTACTCcgcttgttttctttttttttcgattcctcggctctctctctcccctccccattACAACCTCACTCATaaccaccacgaccaccataACGACCGCGGCCATTTCGCTTTGAATCCGCTTCTCCTCCCGTTTCGTCTCTTTTTCGTCGTTGTTGTCACTCGCTCGACTCTCGCCCGCCCTGCACGCCATTCGCTGTTTCGctctccgtttttttttgtggtttGCTTGTTTGTGTGGTGCTTGCCCTTTGCCTTCTCTGGTGTGAGGGTGGCAGGATGAGCCTCAACCCCAACGCTCCATCGTTTGACCCGACGGCGAAGCCGTTCATTCCGTCCTTTCTGTGCAGCGACCCGGAACAGTTTGTGCCACCGGTGTaccaccccaccccgcaGTTCAacccgcagctgcggagcCTCGCCGGGGCCGGCGCTGTCAGTAACGACGATGTCCCGCTCCTCTCTGGTTTTAAGCGAACTAGCAAGCCGGTGACTAccgcgccggcaccgtcgccCGAAAACTACGAGACGCCAAACAGtatcgccgctgcaggcgccAAAAAGTCCCCCACCGGCTTACCCGGCCAGGCAACAGGGGGCAGCGGGGGGCCGCCGATGATGTGGCGGTCTCCGTCGCCGATGCACAGGGCGGCAGAGGCCTTTCCTACTCGGCCCATGATGAACCCCAACGCGGCCGTGCCGTCAGCTGCCTCGATGGCCGTCGGTGCCGTACAGGGTGGGAGCCGTGTGAACACGGCTGCGAGCCTCTCCAGTGGGATGGGGGCTGACGGGTCCTCGGAACGGCTTGACGGAGATCAGCCGCCGATTCTCGGGTGgtcttcctcctccatccgCCGCCCTCCATCAACGGGCCCGTCAGGGTccccgctgtcgctgcagcagcagcagcagcagcagcagctgcagaacgCCGGCGCTCGATAcaccgcgccgcagccgccgccgctgtctcAGTCACTTCCTTCGGCAATACCACGTTCGCAGGACCGCAGTGGACAGCAGCTGAGCGGCGCTCCCTTTTTTTCATCGTATGGTGTCTACCCTCATTCCGTtcctggcggcagcgccccgCAACTGCACTCCCCAGCCCAAGGAGCACCTCCCTCGCAACGCCCACTTCCGCAACACCAGCAGCCGTCGTTTCCACAAAAGGTTGCACCTGTGTTACCCCGGAGTGCCCAGGAGCgacaggcggcagcggcggcggcggcagcggcagcggcggcggccaacGAAGGGAGTCGAGGTGCATCCCCGAACAGTCTCAGTGCCAGTGAGGCGGGCAACGGTGCACCAGTTCGCATCGCCGCCCAAGAGCAGCGTGGCCCATCTCCGCCCATGTTGCCTGAGCCGCGCTCCGAGACTGTGTctcagcagcaccaacagcaacagcagcaaggACAGTCTGTGGCGGACTCTACCACTCCCGGTCCCCGCCAAGCGACAGCCAACCCTCCCGTTTCGGCGCTGGTACCCCCTCGAATTGCCTCGGCCCCAATGGCACGCGCCatccgcgtcggcgcggcaggcggcagcgcagcataTTCGACCGCAGTCGCAGCCACCACGGCATCACCGTATTCAGGACCCACCCGAGGAATGCTGTCATCGAACCATGTCGGTGCAGTATCGCACCTGCCGCGTGCACCGCCGACTGCCGCAGCGAACCAGGGTGCGACACCCATTCCAAGCGCAGGCAGCTCGAGCGGCAGcccagcaccgccgacggcgccgcagccgcacgtgtcgccggcgccgcagtctGTGAGTACGGCAAAACCCCTGAGCGGACCGGCACCTTCGacgctgacgacgacgacgccagcaccgcgccCTGCTCCGGCCACTAGCGTAGCAGCGCTCAGCGGGTGGCGACCCCCGCAGTTTGGCCGCAAGGCCGCCCCGACGAACAGCGACCCGCTGATCGTTATGATCTTTGGCTGCCGTGGGTCCGGGAAGACGACTCAGGCTGAGAACATTGCCGAGCGCTACCACTTGCTGCACCTCTCCTCGGGGGATATGTACAAGGAAGGCAAGCAACCCTtcgcggaggtggagcaggcCGTGAAGGACAACTTCGGTCCTGATGCAAAGGACCGCTCTTACAACGGCCTCGTTCTCGATCGCTTCGTCGCGACAGGGGAGATGGACGCCTACTATCTGCAAGCCGCGCTCAACGTGTGTCAGCTGCCGGTCCCTCTTGTCTTTTGGTTGCAAGTGGACCCCAAGGAAGGCTTGAGGCGCGCCCAGTCCCGCGGCGATCAAAAGGCCGGATCGGACCACTGGCGCTATGTGGAGCAGCGGGCCCAAGCGGAAATAGCAGATCGCGTGTACAAGAAGATTGGTGTCCTGCACGTCATTGACTGCAACGCGCTGGAAGCGCGTCGGGTCGGAGACCGTATTTACAGCATCATTGACGGCCTCTTCCCGAAGCGCAGCCGGAACATTCGCCTCCCGCCCGCCACGCCGGTCGCCGGCTACGACAAGTTCCAGCTTTTGGACGATTACAGCGATTTCCAGCAGCTTACCAAGGAGGTGCACGCAGCGATCGGCAACACGTCTGGCCGCACGGACAGCGCCCCGCTCTCTAGCATTGGCGGATACGTCGACGCCGGCTCGTTTGCGAACCGGCAGGAGTGCAAGCGGATGTCTTCCATGTACGTCACGTTGAAGGTGGATGGGCAGCGCTATCTGGTCGTGAAGCACTCGCACTTTGGCGTACTGGGTTTTCCGTTTGCCTTCACTGGCTGCTACGACTTCAACGTTCTCTTCGATCCGCTAATGTTTGCGAACGCGTTCGAAATGGTCGGCGACAGGCAGGAAGAGGCGAACGGGATCGAGTGGATGCTCGATGCGGAGAtgagcaccagcgccggcgagTCGAGCCAGCCTCAGCCGCTGCTACACATTATCGACTACGTGTACTTTGGCGGCAAGCAGGCCAAGCGCACGCCGTTCTTCGAGCGCTACGAGCTCTTGCGGGAGTGGTTCCGGTTGATGGTACAGAATAGCGGCGAGGCCGGAGCCTACGCGGCTGTAGTGCTGAAACACTACGTCCCCATCAACGAGCtgccgaagctgctgccCCGCTTCGAGGATGCGCCGTTCGCGGTGGATGGGATTGTCTTTCAGGGCAACACAATTTACAAGTTTGGGCTAGACAAGTTCCTCTTGAAGTggaagccgctgcagctgtgcacgGCTGACTTTAGACTCATGAACGGAGAGAAGACCGAAGATGGGGTCACGGTTTTCGACCTCTACACAACTGAGAACGAACAGGAGGTCCCCTTTCCAGGGGCCGTTGGGGTCTTCACAGAGATGCAGATGCGCGCTTACCAGCTGCGCAACAGCGTGGTCGTGGAACTAGAACTGGCCGACGTTGTCGAAAGAGCGGGTCCCAACGGGCAGCCGGCGACGCAGTGGGTGTTCCACCGTCTGCGTGTCGACAAGCCGCGCCCCAACAAGACTTCTGTTGTCGAGAGCATCGTGAAGCTGAAGCACCTCACATACCAGGAGCTGATCGATCACTGCAGGGTGCTGCGTTTCAGTGGACCCAACGCCTCTTCGCCCTAGGAGCTTGCGCGGCACAGACGTAGAGAGCGAACAATAcaaaggaggggggggtcgGCGACCTTGGCTTACCACACTGTCCCGAGCAtgttgcggctgctgcattTCTCGCTTGAACAGGttctcgtttttttctttACCGAGGATTGAGTAGACTGAGACACGTCCAGCCTGCTCTTTCCCAAGAGATTGACTTGCGCGTCTGCGGCGTCTATTCTCCGGCGACGAAGCGTCCTTTTTCCATGGTCGTGAGGCTTACGGAAGCTCGGGTGTTCGTTGTCTTGGCTAATTCGTCCGCAGGTTGAGTGTGCGGACTTGCGAGTGGTGGTCATCGCTggtctctcctctctgcctcgTGAAGAGCCGCATTCCTTTCAGCGACGGGTTTGGTGCAGTTGCTGTAATCAtgtttctcctcctctgtggCCCCTCTGTGGTCGCTGTTGTTTTCATGTGGACAACGACTTCcttttggggggagggggttgtTGGTGATGGTATGCATCGGTGGTGGCGTACTGCCTTTTCCCTCATTGGTTGGTTGGTCGGTACgccgcctttttttttgtattgTTCCACAGTTCCGAAGAGGCTTTTgccgcgcggcgtcgtcgcgcatTTTTtgtgcgcgcttgtgtgagtttgctgtggtggtggtggttgaCCGTTCATCCAGACTCGTAATGTTTTTCCTTTGCGGCCTCCTTGTCAAGGATAtcgtgtgtttgcgtgccaCGCAT is from Leishmania infantum JPCM5 genome chromosome 32 and encodes:
- a CDS encoding putative RNA guanylyltransferase — encoded protein: MSLNPNAPSFDPTAKPFIPSFLCSDPEQFVPPVYHPTPQFNPQLRSLAGAGAVSNDDVPLLSGFKRTSKPVTTAPAPSPENYETPNSIAAAGAKKSPTGLPGQATGGSGGPPMMWRSPSPMHRAAEAFPTRPMMNPNAAVPSAASMAVGAVQGGSRVNTAASLSSGMGADGSSERLDGDQPPILGWSSSSIRRPPSTGPSGSPLSLQQQQQQQQLQNAGARYTAPQPPPLSQSLPSAIPRSQDRSGQQLSGAPFFSSYGVYPHSVPGGSAPQLHSPAQGAPPSQRPLPQHQQPSFPQKVAPVLPRSAQERQAAAAAAAAAAAAANEGSRGASPNSLSASEAGNGAPVRIAAQEQRGPSPPMLPEPRSETVSQQHQQQQQQGQSVADSTTPGPRQATANPPVSALVPPRIASAPMARAIRVGAAGGSAAYSTAVAATTASPYSGPTRGMLSSNHVGAVSHLPRAPPTAAANQGATPIPSAGSSSGSPAPPTAPQPHVSPAPQSVSTAKPLSGPAPSTLTTTTPAPRPAPATSVAALSGWRPPQFGRKAAPTNSDPLIVMIFGCRGSGKTTQAENIAERYHLLHLSSGDMYKEGKQPFAEVEQAVKDNFGPDAKDRSYNGLVLDRFVATGEMDAYYLQAALNVCQLPVPLVFWLQVDPKEGLRRAQSRGDQKAGSDHWRYVEQRAQAEIADRVYKKIGVLHVIDCNALEARRVGDRIYSIIDGLFPKRSRNIRLPPATPVAGYDKFQLLDDYSDFQQLTKEVHAAIGNTSGRTDSAPLSSIGGYVDAGSFANRQECKRMSSMYVTLKVDGQRYLVVKHSHFGVLGFPFAFTGCYDFNVLFDPLMFANAFEMVGDRQEEANGIEWMLDAEMSTSAGESSQPQPLLHIIDYVYFGGKQAKRTPFFERYELLREWFRLMVQNSGEAGAYAAVVLKHYVPINELPKLLPRFEDAPFAVDGIVFQGNTIYKFGLDKFLLKWKPLQLCTADFRLMNGEKTEDGVTVFDLYTTENEQEVPFPGAVGVFTEMQMRAYQLRNSVVVELELADVVERAGPNGQPATQWVFHRLRVDKPRPNKTSVVESIVKLKHLTYQELIDHCRVLRFSGPNASSP